From a region of the uncultured Draconibacterium sp. genome:
- a CDS encoding polysaccharide deacetylase family protein, with product MKLHLPFVILFFMISHISKDCNSQIRDSIYINRTFLFPDGKTKALIMSFDDGLQQDKHLIVIMDKYGIKGTFNLNSGMLDSTAYWLDDYLETQSSYIGKDEITTIYRNHEIASHTVHHPNLTQIESIKITKEVNDDIDSLEVFSGQKIISFAYPFLIANIEIASLLENKTQITNARTGPGTGSFSLPDSLLLWYPTCHHSEAHKYVNAFKTASDSLQLFYIWGHSWEFDKNIEYNNWDYMDNLCQSLTGLQEVWYTSTGEFAKYMQAIRSLKYSQSLVKNQSTIPVYLKLEDRIIKLSPNTEMILNFEN from the coding sequence ATGAAGTTACATCTACCTTTTGTAATTCTATTTTTTATGATTTCGCATATCTCTAAAGATTGCAATAGTCAAATCCGTGATTCAATTTATATCAATCGCACTTTTCTCTTTCCTGATGGAAAAACCAAAGCGTTAATAATGAGCTTTGATGATGGTCTACAACAGGATAAACATTTAATTGTCATAATGGACAAGTATGGTATAAAAGGAACTTTCAACCTAAATTCAGGAATGCTTGATTCAACAGCCTACTGGCTTGATGATTATTTGGAGACACAATCTTCCTATATCGGCAAAGACGAAATTACTACCATTTACCGAAATCATGAAATTGCCTCACATACAGTTCATCATCCAAATTTAACACAAATTGAATCTATTAAAATAACTAAAGAAGTAAATGATGATATTGATAGTTTGGAGGTATTCTCTGGGCAAAAGATTATAAGTTTTGCTTATCCCTTTTTAATTGCCAATATCGAGATTGCCTCGTTGCTGGAAAATAAAACCCAAATTACCAATGCAAGAACCGGACCTGGAACAGGTTCATTTTCTTTGCCGGATTCGTTATTGTTATGGTATCCAACTTGTCATCATTCTGAGGCACATAAGTATGTCAATGCCTTTAAAACCGCCAGTGATAGTCTTCAACTATTTTATATTTGGGGGCATAGTTGGGAATTTGACAAAAATATTGAATATAACAATTGGGATTACATGGACAACCTTTGTCAAAGCCTTACAGGATTACAAGAAGTATGGTACACTAGTACCGGAGAATTCGCGAAATATATGCAAGCCATAAGATCTCTGAAATATTCTCAATCATTAGTAAAGAATCAATCCACAATTCCTGTCTATCTAAAGTTGGAAGATAGAATTATTAAGCTATCTCCTAATACAGAAATGATTTTGAATTTCGAAAATTAA
- a CDS encoding DUF4038 domain-containing protein: MKKILFLLFGIVLFQAQGQELPVLKISDNQRYIVTQDNEPFFWLGGTAWELIHRCNKEEIDQYLTDRAKKGFTVIQTVILAELDGLNTPNVYGDKPLFNNNPEKLNPAYFELVDYVVKKSEELGLYVGLLPTWGDKFNKSWGVGPVIFDKLNAEIYGQKLGERYKSNNNIIWILGGDRVPENEQHSAIIRAMAKGLRETDSTHLITYHPSGGKNAIDYFNEDWLDFDMFQSGHNRLTKEYQYVLKANKKSLNKPTVNGEARYENIEDRFWENEKFGWLDDADVRVSAYWSIISGAAGYTYGCNDIWQMYDIDRLPNFQARTDWKVALNLPGSTQMGFMRKMFEMFPWQNMNYDSSLILNENIENESFIIASISKERDVIFAYTPIGKQILPDISKMKANTVYSYWFNPRSGKIKYIDQYEKDSQPVFKPWAEGWGCDFVLILTGEKLDIEKFNNE; the protein is encoded by the coding sequence ATGAAGAAAATATTATTCCTTCTTTTTGGCATAGTTCTGTTTCAGGCGCAAGGACAAGAACTACCAGTTTTAAAAATATCGGATAATCAAAGATATATTGTAACACAGGATAATGAACCTTTTTTTTGGTTAGGAGGTACAGCATGGGAGTTGATTCATCGCTGTAATAAAGAAGAAATTGATCAATATCTAACAGATAGGGCAAAAAAGGGATTTACAGTAATACAAACAGTAATTCTTGCCGAGCTGGACGGTCTTAATACTCCAAATGTATATGGTGATAAACCATTATTTAATAACAATCCGGAAAAATTGAATCCGGCATATTTCGAGTTAGTGGACTACGTTGTAAAGAAATCAGAAGAGCTTGGTCTTTATGTGGGATTACTACCAACCTGGGGAGATAAATTTAATAAATCCTGGGGTGTTGGTCCTGTTATTTTTGATAAACTAAATGCAGAAATTTATGGCCAAAAATTGGGAGAGCGATACAAGTCAAATAATAACATTATCTGGATATTAGGCGGAGACCGCGTACCTGAAAATGAGCAGCATTCAGCTATAATACGCGCTATGGCAAAAGGTCTTAGGGAAACAGATTCAACACATTTGATTACTTATCATCCTTCAGGAGGTAAAAATGCTATTGATTATTTTAATGAAGACTGGCTTGATTTTGATATGTTTCAGAGTGGCCATAACAGACTTACTAAAGAGTATCAATATGTATTGAAAGCAAATAAAAAATCACTTAACAAGCCAACTGTTAACGGAGAGGCGAGATATGAAAATATAGAAGATAGATTTTGGGAGAATGAAAAATTTGGTTGGTTAGACGATGCAGATGTAAGGGTTTCTGCTTATTGGAGTATAATCTCTGGTGCTGCAGGATATACTTATGGCTGCAATGATATATGGCAAATGTATGATATCGACAGACTTCCTAATTTCCAGGCGCGTACCGACTGGAAAGTTGCCCTTAACCTTCCGGGGTCAACACAAATGGGATTTATGAGAAAGATGTTTGAAATGTTTCCTTGGCAAAATATGAATTATGACTCGTCATTAATTCTTAATGAAAATATAGAAAATGAATCATTTATAATTGCTTCAATTAGCAAGGAAAGAGATGTCATTTTTGCGTATACCCCAATAGGCAAACAGATATTGCCTGATATCTCAAAAATGAAGGCAAATACTGTTTACAGTTATTGGTTTAATCCCCGTAGCGGGAAGATAAAATACATTGATCAATACGAAAAGGATTCTCAACCGGTATTTAAACCATGGGCAGAAGGTTGGGGATGTGATTTTGTTTTAATCCTTACCGGGGAAAAACTCGATATTGAAAAGTTTAATAATGAGTAA
- a CDS encoding ankyrin repeat domain-containing protein, whose protein sequence is MNKPSLIVILMIFSIFILSCDTKTRNDSKTIESETETGSFENEKADIDTTLIFQASLEGKIQIVQNALNKGFDPNTIDENKRTALMLAAYNGNTEIVKLLIHQGANVNSSDEINRTALMYASTGPFVNTVLTLLEAGAEPNLIEKEENWTAAMMASAEGQLEVLKTLVTYGADLDMVDIDGESSLDFANSNGHSAVAQYIKSKK, encoded by the coding sequence ATGAATAAACCAAGTTTGATAGTAATACTGATGATATTCAGTATTTTCATTTTATCATGTGACACAAAGACCAGAAATGACTCAAAGACGATTGAATCTGAAACCGAAACCGGTTCATTTGAAAATGAAAAAGCAGATATTGATACAACACTAATTTTTCAGGCCTCACTTGAAGGAAAAATACAAATTGTACAAAATGCTCTGAACAAGGGATTTGATCCCAATACTATTGATGAGAATAAAAGAACAGCTTTAATGCTGGCCGCTTACAATGGAAATACTGAGATTGTCAAACTTCTGATTCATCAGGGAGCAAACGTAAATTCTAGTGACGAGATTAATCGAACAGCATTAATGTATGCATCAACCGGCCCTTTTGTAAATACTGTTTTAACCTTATTGGAGGCTGGGGCAGAGCCAAATTTGATAGAAAAAGAAGAAAACTGGACGGCTGCGATGATGGCATCAGCAGAAGGGCAGCTTGAAGTTTTAAAAACACTTGTTACCTATGGTGCCGATCTGGATATGGTTGATATCGATGGAGAATCCTCATTGGATTTTGCCAATTCAAACGGACATTCGGCTGTAGCTCAATATATTAAATCCAAAAAATGA
- a CDS encoding Gfo/Idh/MocA family oxidoreductase: MRNIDRRRFLQSATAIGVGTALIPNLLSCSPSQKVNIAIIGVGGRGRENWSKSKNENIVALCDVNDESASEGFNAFPKAKRYKDYRIMFDEMADEIDAVMVSTPDHSHFPAAMAAMQLGKHVFVEKPLAHNVWQLRTLKKAAEHYNVITQMGNQGHTTDGIRKVKEWYDAGVTGEVKEIFAWFNGPEFGEGKYFTKPGQYPPAEQAIPESLDWDLWLGPAAVRPYNKVYVPRSWRGFYDFGNGELGDWACHTLDAPFWSLELGMPTIVETEFHSGSPNGFVPDKSVIRFEFPERGNKPPAVLKWYEGGLKPENRPEWGIDELPPSGMIMVGEKQSIITGGRPNNAMLIMSDEEWEDWVDNKMPAPTIPRIEGGPVKEFLDAIKGNGPMPGSNFNYATGLTEMALIGVLAQRFNTLIEYDAVNMKVTNHPELDHYIKEPVRAGWEYGEELW; this comes from the coding sequence ATGAGAAATATTGATAGAAGAAGGTTTCTTCAATCTGCTACTGCTATAGGTGTTGGTACGGCATTAATTCCAAATTTATTGAGCTGTTCGCCTTCGCAAAAAGTTAACATAGCCATTATTGGAGTTGGTGGACGAGGTCGTGAAAACTGGAGTAAAAGCAAGAATGAAAATATTGTTGCTTTATGCGATGTAAACGACGAAAGTGCCAGTGAAGGTTTTAATGCTTTCCCTAAAGCCAAGCGATATAAAGATTACCGAATAATGTTCGACGAAATGGCTGATGAAATTGATGCGGTTATGGTATCAACACCCGATCATAGTCATTTCCCGGCTGCAATGGCGGCCATGCAATTGGGCAAACATGTTTTTGTTGAAAAACCACTGGCTCATAACGTCTGGCAATTAAGAACATTGAAAAAAGCAGCAGAACATTACAATGTAATTACGCAGATGGGCAACCAGGGGCATACAACTGATGGTATCAGGAAAGTAAAAGAATGGTACGACGCAGGAGTAACAGGAGAAGTAAAAGAAATATTTGCATGGTTTAACGGACCTGAATTTGGCGAAGGAAAATATTTCACCAAACCAGGGCAATACCCGCCTGCAGAACAAGCTATTCCTGAAAGTCTGGATTGGGATTTGTGGCTGGGGCCTGCTGCTGTTCGCCCTTATAACAAAGTTTATGTTCCCCGTTCGTGGAGAGGATTTTATGATTTCGGTAATGGCGAATTAGGCGACTGGGCCTGTCATACGCTGGATGCTCCGTTCTGGTCATTAGAATTAGGAATGCCTACTATTGTTGAAACTGAATTCCATTCGGGTTCACCTAATGGTTTTGTGCCGGATAAATCAGTAATTCGTTTTGAATTTCCGGAAAGAGGAAATAAACCACCGGCAGTTCTGAAGTGGTATGAAGGCGGATTGAAACCGGAAAACAGGCCTGAATGGGGAATTGATGAATTGCCTCCTTCGGGAATGATAATGGTTGGTGAAAAGCAAAGTATAATAACCGGTGGCCGGCCAAATAATGCAATGCTGATCATGTCTGATGAAGAATGGGAAGATTGGGTTGACAACAAAATGCCAGCACCTACAATTCCAAGAATTGAGGGAGGACCCGTTAAAGAATTCTTGGATGCCATTAAAGGTAATGGCCCAATGCCCGGTTCGAACTTTAATTATGCTACCGGACTAACAGAAATGGCTCTTATAGGCGTACTTGCTCAGCGTTTTAATACTCTTATTGAATACGACGCAGTAAACATGAAGGTAACCAACCATCCTGAGTTGGATCATTACATTAAAGAACCCGTTCGTGCAGGATGGGAATACGGTGAAGAACTTTGGTAA
- a CDS encoding ThuA domain-containing protein produces the protein MSVSRRKFVKATVVAGAGAMVVPGISMAANKEKLVPSLKGKKVLYVYGGWKGHEPKESIDIFVPWMRSEGAEVTVSDTLDSYLDEELMNSLDLIVQIWTMGEISKEQEKALLAAVKRGVGLAGWHGGIGDSFRNNVAYQFMVGGQWVAHPGGVIDYSVKITNKSDSVTKGLKDFDMHSEQYYMHLDPNVKVLATTEFSAEHAEWIDGCIMPVVWKKYYGEGRVFYSSLGHVMKDYDVPEALEIQKRGIRWASESKYHPKESWVSPAY, from the coding sequence ATGTCGGTTTCAAGAAGGAAATTTGTAAAAGCAACAGTGGTGGCCGGAGCCGGAGCCATGGTAGTACCTGGTATATCGATGGCAGCAAATAAAGAAAAGCTGGTGCCAAGCCTGAAAGGGAAAAAAGTGCTTTATGTTTATGGAGGATGGAAAGGCCATGAACCCAAAGAATCAATAGATATTTTTGTTCCGTGGATGCGTTCTGAAGGAGCAGAAGTTACTGTTTCTGATACCCTTGATTCATACCTCGATGAGGAGTTGATGAATTCACTTGATCTGATTGTTCAGATTTGGACTATGGGAGAGATCTCTAAAGAACAGGAGAAAGCACTGCTAGCGGCAGTTAAACGTGGAGTTGGACTTGCCGGTTGGCATGGAGGAATTGGTGACTCGTTCCGCAATAACGTAGCTTACCAGTTTATGGTTGGTGGGCAATGGGTTGCTCATCCCGGTGGAGTAATCGATTATTCGGTTAAGATTACCAATAAATCAGATTCTGTAACAAAGGGTTTGAAAGACTTTGATATGCACTCAGAGCAATATTATATGCATCTTGATCCTAACGTTAAAGTATTGGCTACAACCGAATTTTCAGCCGAACATGCCGAGTGGATTGACGGTTGCATCATGCCGGTTGTGTGGAAAAAATACTATGGCGAAGGACGTGTGTTCTATTCATCGCTGGGACATGTAATGAAAGACTACGATGTGCCAGAAGCGCTTGAAATACAAAAACGGGGTATTCGTTGGGCCAGCGAAAGTAAATACCATCCCAAAGAAAGTTGGGTGAGCCCTGCCTACTAG
- a CDS encoding Gfo/Idh/MocA family oxidoreductase codes for MTNFSRRRFIQTSSIGAAGLTLMPWSKALAAGANDTIRIGFIGLGQQAMNLLNGFSQIKGVEIVAGADCYGVKRERFELKVNEFYKARKQKVDVKTYKDYREIIDRKDIDAVVIATPDHWHAIIAIDACEAGKDIYQEKPITYTIKEGIMVAAAVRKHNVIFATGSQQRSDSNYQHAVNMVHREAFGKLTKVNAFVGPGPDPYNLPKEEVPADLDWKQWLGPMPYVHYNKALNPPITLNPETKETFWARWRYFKETGGGFTCDWGAHNFDIGQWGLKKDHSGPIEVIPPGYKGTKFLTYVYDNGVTMTNEAYDEKNSRGVKFWGDDGWIEVSRQGIWASDPALLPEKEAVEAGLYEKSSGHLENFINAVRMRIDPIVPVEIGQRTATCSILGNVAYELKRPVAWSPDKQYFINDSEAEKFYHREYENGYKL; via the coding sequence ATGACAAATTTTTCCAGAAGAAGATTTATTCAAACCAGCTCAATTGGAGCTGCGGGTTTAACTCTTATGCCATGGTCGAAAGCATTGGCAGCAGGTGCAAACGATACTATCCGTATTGGTTTTATCGGACTGGGCCAGCAAGCCATGAACCTGTTAAATGGTTTTAGCCAGATTAAAGGTGTTGAAATTGTTGCAGGAGCCGATTGTTATGGTGTTAAACGCGAGCGTTTCGAGCTGAAAGTAAACGAGTTTTACAAAGCCCGTAAACAAAAGGTTGATGTAAAAACTTACAAAGATTACCGCGAAATTATCGATCGTAAAGACATTGACGCGGTTGTTATTGCAACACCCGATCATTGGCATGCAATTATAGCCATCGATGCTTGCGAGGCTGGTAAAGACATCTACCAGGAAAAACCAATTACTTACACGATTAAGGAAGGTATAATGGTTGCAGCCGCAGTTCGCAAACACAATGTAATTTTTGCTACGGGTAGTCAGCAACGTTCCGATAGTAATTATCAGCACGCCGTTAATATGGTTCACCGCGAGGCATTTGGTAAACTTACCAAAGTAAATGCGTTTGTAGGGCCAGGCCCCGATCCGTACAACTTACCCAAAGAGGAAGTTCCTGCAGATCTTGACTGGAAGCAATGGCTGGGACCCATGCCTTACGTTCATTACAACAAGGCCTTAAATCCACCTATTACTTTAAATCCTGAAACCAAAGAAACGTTCTGGGCACGCTGGCGTTACTTCAAAGAAACCGGTGGTGGTTTTACCTGCGACTGGGGGGCACACAATTTCGATATTGGTCAGTGGGGATTGAAAAAAGACCACAGCGGACCTATTGAAGTTATTCCTCCGGGGTATAAAGGCACTAAATTTTTAACCTACGTTTATGATAACGGTGTTACGATGACAAACGAAGCCTACGACGAAAAAAATTCTCGTGGTGTAAAATTCTGGGGCGATGATGGTTGGATTGAAGTTAGTCGTCAGGGAATCTGGGCTTCCGATCCTGCACTGTTGCCTGAAAAAGAAGCTGTAGAAGCTGGATTGTATGAGAAAAGTTCAGGACACCTCGAGAACTTTATTAATGCTGTTCGTATGCGTATCGATCCGATTGTGCCTGTAGAAATCGGTCAACGTACAGCAACTTGCAGCATTTTGGGTAATGTGGCCTACGAACTGAAGCGTCCTGTAGCCTGGTCGCCTGACAAACAATATTTTATAAACGACTCGGAGGCAGAGAAATTCTATCACCGCGAATATGAGAATGGATACAAACTGTAA
- a CDS encoding GH92 family glycosyl hydrolase gives MKLSYKFFILVVGLLIFINNGNAQPTPVDLVNPFIDTHNSRWFYFNSACRPFGMVNLSPDTDTDNTWSSGYLYDSDSIRCFSHIHAWQLAGIAVMPTTGEFKGHLGMNAYQSAFTHDTEVAKPGYHKVVLDDYEITAELTSSTRVGFHRYTFPKKKNKAIIFDTGAKLAHGPTVYSKVWKVSDTEIAGVQVLSKTGRRPKDTPVYFVARLNKPFSSIKGWKDKRLLPNAPDTIQGVNAGAALFFEAEEKEEILMKVGISYVSTEQARLNLDTEINHWDFDRVVAESVNEWNNWLGRIEISGGTKKQQIKFYTDLWRALLGRRIISDVDGKYMDMTGKKPKVRTVRLDENNEPLFPHYNFDAWWGSHWSLNILWSMVYPEVMDGFCNTMVDMYQNGGLIPRGPSGGNYTFVMIGDPSVSFFATAYNKGIRSYDVEKAYEGLRKNAFVGGSRDHAGYEHNSPAFGGGMQYYVEQGWVPEGIEAKGGHKDGASMTLEYAYQDWCLAQMAKALGKHSDYNLFMERSENYKHLWNPETRMMHPREMDGSWIEDFQPVVEGFNARGFCESNSAIYTHFVPHDMAGLIELFGGNKKYTDFLDWCFNEGEKLDFVGINKNHAANWIDYGNQPGTGMAHLFNYSGAPWLTQKWVRKVKEAYGDITPYDGYKGDEDQGQMGALGVLMAMGLFQVDGGAAVKPYYEITSPLFNEISIRLNPDYYPGKKFVIKTNQPEHTYIQAAKLNGKSWEKCWFYHSDFEKGGTLELEMGTEPNKKWGIKDPLPITK, from the coding sequence ATGAAATTGAGCTATAAATTTTTTATTCTGGTAGTTGGTTTGCTAATTTTTATAAATAATGGTAATGCACAACCAACTCCGGTTGATCTGGTCAATCCGTTTATTGATACCCACAATTCGCGCTGGTTTTATTTTAATTCGGCATGCCGTCCGTTTGGGATGGTAAATCTCAGCCCCGACACGGATACAGACAACACATGGAGTTCAGGATATTTATACGATAGCGATTCAATTCGTTGTTTTAGCCATATTCATGCCTGGCAGCTGGCGGGCATTGCTGTTATGCCAACAACAGGCGAGTTTAAAGGGCATTTAGGGATGAACGCATATCAATCAGCTTTTACTCACGATACCGAAGTGGCGAAACCCGGTTATCACAAAGTGGTGCTCGATGATTATGAAATAACAGCAGAGCTTACTTCTTCAACACGCGTTGGGTTTCACAGGTATACCTTCCCCAAAAAGAAAAATAAGGCCATTATTTTTGATACTGGGGCAAAGCTTGCCCATGGGCCTACGGTCTACTCGAAAGTATGGAAAGTTAGCGATACTGAAATAGCAGGAGTTCAGGTACTAAGCAAAACAGGTCGGCGGCCCAAAGATACTCCTGTTTATTTTGTTGCACGTTTAAATAAGCCTTTCAGTTCGATAAAAGGCTGGAAGGATAAAAGGCTTTTGCCCAATGCGCCCGATACCATACAGGGAGTAAATGCTGGTGCAGCTTTATTTTTCGAAGCAGAAGAAAAAGAAGAAATTTTAATGAAAGTTGGAATTTCGTATGTGAGTACCGAGCAAGCCCGCTTAAACCTCGATACCGAAATTAACCATTGGGATTTTGACAGGGTAGTTGCTGAGTCAGTTAACGAATGGAACAACTGGCTTGGGCGCATAGAAATTTCAGGAGGGACGAAAAAACAGCAGATTAAATTCTATACCGATTTGTGGAGGGCATTGCTGGGACGCAGAATTATTAGCGATGTAGACGGAAAATACATGGACATGACCGGTAAAAAACCAAAAGTCAGAACCGTTCGTCTCGATGAAAACAATGAGCCATTGTTTCCGCATTATAATTTCGATGCGTGGTGGGGCAGTCATTGGTCGTTGAATATTCTCTGGTCGATGGTTTATCCCGAAGTGATGGATGGTTTTTGCAATACCATGGTCGATATGTACCAAAATGGAGGGTTGATTCCACGTGGTCCTTCGGGCGGAAATTACACTTTTGTAATGATTGGCGACCCTTCTGTTTCGTTTTTTGCAACAGCCTACAATAAAGGAATCAGGAGTTATGATGTTGAAAAAGCCTACGAAGGATTACGAAAAAATGCCTTTGTGGGAGGTTCGCGCGATCATGCAGGTTACGAACATAACTCACCCGCTTTTGGCGGCGGTATGCAATACTATGTTGAGCAGGGCTGGGTGCCAGAAGGGATAGAAGCAAAAGGTGGCCATAAGGACGGTGCATCGATGACCCTGGAATATGCCTACCAGGACTGGTGTTTGGCACAAATGGCAAAAGCCCTTGGAAAACACAGCGATTACAATTTGTTTATGGAACGATCGGAAAATTACAAGCACCTCTGGAATCCTGAAACACGAATGATGCATCCGCGCGAAATGGACGGTAGTTGGATCGAAGATTTTCAGCCGGTGGTTGAAGGTTTTAATGCAAGGGGGTTTTGCGAAAGTAACTCAGCTATTTATACGCATTTTGTACCACACGATATGGCAGGATTAATCGAACTCTTTGGTGGTAACAAAAAGTACACCGATTTTTTGGATTGGTGTTTTAACGAAGGCGAAAAGCTCGATTTTGTTGGAATTAACAAAAATCATGCGGCTAACTGGATTGACTATGGGAACCAACCCGGCACCGGAATGGCGCATTTGTTTAACTACTCGGGAGCGCCATGGCTTACCCAAAAGTGGGTGCGAAAAGTAAAAGAAGCCTATGGCGATATTACGCCTTACGATGGCTATAAAGGCGACGAAGACCAGGGGCAAATGGGGGCTCTGGGTGTGTTAATGGCAATGGGGTTATTCCAGGTTGATGGTGGAGCTGCAGTAAAACCCTATTATGAAATTACAAGCCCGTTATTTAACGAAATCAGCATTCGGCTAAATCCCGATTATTATCCGGGTAAAAAGTTTGTGATTAAAACAAATCAGCCGGAACATACTTATATTCAGGCGGCCAAACTAAATGGTAAGTCTTGGGAAAAGTGTTGGTTTTATCACTCCGATTTCGAAAAAGGCGGGACGCTGGAACTGGAAATGGGAACGGAGCCGAATAAAAAATGGGGGATAAAAGACCCTTTGCCCATAACGAAATAG
- a CDS encoding glycoside hydrolase family protein codes for MKRSTFINSTIQLAAGLVLTPSLFVCAKTAEEIAFINRILPAPKNGGYQDPDYWVWGSSVIKGEDGRYHMFASRWLKALGFGKWVTNSEVVHAVADTPVGPYRTVKVALPMRGKEYWDGMCTHNPRIVKYKDKFLLYYFGNTYDFEQPTLNNTDLPQENWTAAWMNKRIGVAISDSVYGPWQRMDKPVIEPRPGKWDASITSNPAPVVNEKTGEILLMYKSSEYGPQPPLLLGVSKATNPEGPYERLSDQPIFRFEAPGKEHVDVEDPYVWWNGEKYEAIIKDRSGEICGEEGGGIHAWSNDGVNWQLFDKVKAYSRDILWDDGTTTHQNHFERPFLLIEDGVPTHFFAATGNGDKAWSFDKTWNMVIPLKTDA; via the coding sequence ATGAAACGAAGTACGTTTATAAATAGTACAATTCAGTTGGCTGCTGGTTTAGTTCTAACTCCAAGCTTATTTGTATGTGCAAAAACGGCAGAGGAAATAGCCTTTATCAATCGTATTTTGCCAGCTCCCAAAAATGGCGGTTATCAGGATCCCGATTATTGGGTTTGGGGCTCATCGGTTATTAAAGGCGAAGATGGCAGGTACCACATGTTTGCCAGCCGCTGGTTAAAAGCATTGGGGTTTGGGAAATGGGTGACCAACTCGGAAGTGGTTCACGCTGTTGCCGATACGCCCGTTGGGCCTTACCGAACAGTGAAGGTGGCTTTGCCTATGCGTGGTAAGGAATATTGGGATGGCATGTGTACCCATAATCCTCGAATAGTAAAATATAAGGATAAATTTTTGCTGTATTATTTCGGGAATACCTACGATTTTGAACAACCGACACTGAACAATACGGATTTGCCACAGGAAAACTGGACTGCAGCCTGGATGAACAAACGCATTGGTGTAGCCATAAGCGATAGCGTTTATGGACCATGGCAGCGTATGGATAAACCTGTAATTGAGCCTCGCCCGGGCAAATGGGATGCTTCCATTACTTCAAATCCGGCACCAGTTGTTAATGAAAAGACAGGTGAAATATTGTTGATGTATAAATCATCGGAATACGGACCGCAACCACCACTTTTATTAGGCGTTTCAAAAGCCACTAATCCCGAAGGACCTTACGAACGGTTAAGCGATCAACCCATATTCAGATTTGAAGCACCCGGGAAGGAGCATGTTGATGTGGAAGATCCTTATGTGTGGTGGAACGGCGAAAAGTATGAAGCTATTATCAAAGACCGTTCAGGTGAAATTTGCGGTGAAGAAGGTGGCGGAATTCATGCGTGGAGTAACGATGGTGTAAACTGGCAGTTGTTCGACAAAGTAAAAGCCTACAGTCGCGATATTTTATGGGATGATGGAACAACAACGCATCAAAACCACTTTGAGCGCCCATTCCTCCTTATTGAAGACGGCGTACCCACACACTTTTTTGCAGCAACCGGAAATGGTGACAAAGCCTGGAGTTTCGATAAAACATGGAACATGGTGATTCCGTTAAAAACTGATGCATAG